One stretch of Harmonia axyridis chromosome 1, icHarAxyr1.1, whole genome shotgun sequence DNA includes these proteins:
- the LOC123681409 gene encoding acylphosphatase-1-like: MASSSRLISVDFEVFGHVQGVFFRKHTQKEAQTLNLKGYCMNTKRGTVKGILQGDMDKVNMMKVWLQKTGSPKSKIEKAEFRNEKQITSASFNDFSIKK, encoded by the exons ATGGCCTCATCTTCAAGATTGATCTCCGTCGATTTCGAGGTCTTTGGACACGTACAAG GAGTTTTCTTCCGAAAG CACACTCAAAAAGAAGCCCAAACATTGAACCTTAAGGGTTACTGCATGAACACCAAACGAGGAACTGTCAAAGGCATACTGCAAGGAGACATGGACAAAGTCAACATGAT GAAAGTGTGGCTTCAAAAAACCGGTAGTCCGAAATCTAAGATAGAGAAAGCAGAGTTCAGGAACGAGAAGCAGATAACTTCTGCATCTTTCAACGATTTCTCGATAAAGAAATGA